Genomic DNA from Marinobacter sp. LV10MA510-1:
TCACTGGCTTCCAGTTCGACGTCGCCGCCCAGAAGCATGCGGGTATCCGCTAGCAGACTCTGCTCGATAACCCGGTAGAGACTGGCCGTGGCAGCCACCAGGGTAACGCCCAGTATGAGGCATGCCAGAAAAACCTTGAGCGCGGAGATGCGCGAGCGCAGGTCCGAGATCGCGAATTTCAGCATCCAGAAGGGTCTTGCGGAGGTTTCAGATTTCATAGAGGTGCCCACCGTCCATCCGAACCCTGTGCTGACATCGCTCCGCGACGCGCTCGTCGTGGGTCACCAGCACCAGCGTAGACTTGCTTTTCTTATGCAGGTCGAACAGCAACGAAAGCACTTTCTCGCCGGTTTCCTGGTCCAGATTGCCTGTTGGCTCGTCACCCAGTAGCAAGCTCGGCTGATGAACCAGCGCCCTGGCAATCGCCACACGCTGTTGCTCGCCACCAGACAGCTGCGCTGGATAGTGCTGCAATCGATGGCTCAGCCCAACGGCCTCCAGCATGGCAATAGCTTGTTCACGGGCGTGGGCTTGCCCGGCAATTTCTAGGGGCAGGCTGACGTTACC
This window encodes:
- a CDS encoding ABC transporter ATP-binding protein; translated protein: MSGIYLTYPTESGAVSVLNNASLKVPPGETLAITGPSGSGKTSLLLLLSGLERPDKGEILIGSQRLGDMDSNALADWRSKHLGIIFQSFHLLPGLSALGNVSLPLEIAGQAHAREQAIAMLEAVGLSHRLQHYPAQLSGGEQQRVAIARALVHQPSLLLGDEPTGNLDQETGEKVLSLLFDLHKKSKSTLVLVTHDERVAERCQHRVRMDGGHLYEI